From Stigmatopora nigra isolate UIUO_SnigA chromosome 17, RoL_Snig_1.1, whole genome shotgun sequence, a single genomic window includes:
- the man1b1a gene encoding endoplasmic reticulum mannosyl-oligosaccharide 1,2-alpha-mannosidase: MDKMYPPARKDFISLTLTDQNCYIYNNGKHRKQSCWRKWKQLSRLQRSLILFLLALSLVLALLSYSRISEPSTGLSETEEWLQMNGGRLRATFPGVILKPVVGPDSVTEMKGINVPVFQKPPINKKNPYKRGPPSLQKNWNVSNSFVVGRPEPQQNKEEENGEKEKKLVSWRGAMIEADQITELPPSASQKLDVAIPAPVIPAEGIPGTASTVPVDRLEAVRDAFRHAWKGYKDYAWGHDELKPISKSFSEWFGLGLTLIDSLDTMWIMGLKEEFAEAKQWIEKELSFNQNVDVNLFETTIRVLGGLLSTYHLTGDQLFLDKAKDLGSRLMPAFKTPSKIPFSDVNIGKGTAHPPRWTSDSSMAEVTSIQLEFRELSRLTQEPQFKEVVDEVMKQVHNLPGKHDGLIPMFINTNSGQFSHRGIYTLGARADSYYEYLLKQWLQGGKTEDTLLEDYIEAINGVKKHLVRQTGPHKLTFVGELSHNRFNPKMDHLVCFLPGTLALGAHNEVPGDHMDLAGQLMETCHHMYTQMETGLSPEIAHFNLYASDSNDIIVKPADRHNLLRPETVESLFYMYRFTKDPKYREWGWEILQSFNKFTKVADGGYTSINNVRDPENPEPRDKMESFFLGETLKYFYLLFSDDTELLSLDKYVFNTEAHPLPIWPSPPK, translated from the exons ATGGATAAGATGTATCCCCCAGCCAGAAAAGACTTCATCTCTCTTACACTGACTGACCAAAACTGCTACATTTACAACAACGGGAAGCATCGCAAACAGTCCTGCTGGAGG AAATGGAAGCAGCTGTCTCGACTCCAGCGAAGCCTCATCCTTTTCCTACTTGCTCTCTCACTAGTGTTGGCGTTATTATCCTATTCCCGTATTTCAGAGCCAAGTACAG GTTTGTCAGAAACAGAAGAATGGCTGCAAATGAATGGTGGCAGGTTAAGGGCTACATTTCCTGGTGTCATTCTTAAACCAGTTGTTGGTCCTGATTCCGTGACTGAAATGAAAGGAATCAATGTCCCAGTTTTTCAAAAACCTCCAATAAAT aaaaaaaatccatacaagAGAGGTCCACCAAGCCTTCAGAAAAATTGGAATGTTTCAAATTCATTTGTCGTGGGAAGACCAGAACCACAGCAAAataaagaggaagaaaatggggaaaaagaaaaaaagttggtcag TTGGAGAGGAGCAATGATTGAAGCCGATCAGATCACTGAGCTTCCTCCTTCAGCCAGTCAGAAGCTTGACGTAGCCATCCCAGCACCAGTGATTCCAGCTGAAGGCATCCCAGGCACTG CTTCAACTGTACCAGTGGACAGACTTGAGGCTGTACGAGATGCCTTCAGACACGCATGGAAAGGTTACAAGGACTATGCTTGGGGTCACGATGAGCTCAAGCCTATTTCCAAATCTTTCAGCGAGTGGTTTGGTCTGGGCTTGACTCTCATTGATTCCCTTGACACCATGTGGATAATGGGCTTGAAAGAAG AGTTTGCAGAGGCAAAGCAATGGATAGAGAAGGAGCTCTCTTTCAACCAAAATGTGGACGTCAATCTTTTCGAGACAACCATTCGTGTACTGGGTGGTCTTTTGAGTACTTATCATCTGACTGGAGATCAGCTATTCCTGGATAAAGCT AAAGATCTCGGGTCCAGGTTGATGCCCGCCTTCAAAACTCCTTCCAAGATTCCCTTCTCCGACGTAAATATCGGGAAGGGGACAGCTCACCCGCCTCGATGGACATCTGATAGTTCCATGGCTGAGGTCACAAGCATTCAACTGGAATTTAGAGAGTTGAGCCGCCTCACTCAGGAACCACAGTTCAAG GAGGTTGTCGACGAGGTGATGAAGCAAGTCCACAATCTACCGGGGAAGCATGATGGACTGATACCAATGTTCATCAACACGAATAGTGGCCAGTTCTCTCATAGAGGCATCTATACGTTGGGGGCTAGGGCGGATAGCTACTATGAATATCTTCTCAAGCAGTGGCTTCAGGGAGGCAAGACTGAAGACAC GTTGTTGGAGGACTACATTGAAGCAATCAACGGAGTGAAAAAACATCTCGTGAGGCAAACAGGACCACATAAATTGACCTTTGTAGGAGAGCTGTCCCATAATCGCTTCAACCCCAAAATG GACCACTTGGTGTGCTTTTTACCAGGAACTCTGGCATTGGGAGCACACAATGAGGTTCCAGGGGACCACATGGATTTAGCTGGACAGTTGATGGAGACTTGTCATCACATGTACACACAGATGGAGACTGGACTAAGTCCGGAGATAGCACACTTTAACTTGTACGCTAGTGACAGTAACGACATTATCGTTAAG CCTGCAGATCGACATAACCTGCTAAGACCAGAGACAGTTGAAAgtcttttttacatgtataggTTCACAAAAGACCCCAAATACAGAGAGTGGGGATGGGAAATTCTGCAGAGTTTCAACAAGTTTACTAag GTCGCCGACGGGGGCTACACATCTATCAACAACGTCCGTGACCCCGAAAATCCGGAACCACGAGACAAGATGGAGAGTTTCTTCCTGGGCGAGACATTGAAGTACTTCTACCTTCTCTTCTCTGACGACACCGAACTTCTCAGCCTGGATAAATATGTCTTCAACACTGAAGCCCACCCGCTCCCTATTTGGCCATCCCCACCCAAGTGA